The region CGGCTCAGGCTACCGGGGGACGCGCCGCGACCCGGACGGGCCGTCGGTCCGCCGCAACGACCGCCCGGAACAGCACGAACCCGGCCTGTGCGACGCTGCCCCGGTGTCCGACGCGACCGCCGTCCCCGCGCGGTCCCACCGGGCCGCCCCGGCACCGGCGATCGCGCTCGTGCTCTACCTCGCCGGCTCACTGGCCCTGCACCGCGACGCCCTGGGTCGCTTCGGGAGCGCGACGATCGGGCGCGTCAGCGCGGATCCGGACGGTTTCACCTGGTGGTTGAACTGGCTGCCCTACGCCCTCCGCCACGGGCACAACCCGCTGCTGACGGACTTCCAGCACTACCCGCTGGGCGTGAACGCGATGTGGAACACGTCGGTCCCGGTCCTCGGCCTGCTGCTCGCGCCCGTGACGCTGACGGCCGGTCCCGTCGCCGCGTTCAACACCGGGATGGTGCTCGGCCCGGTGGTCGCCGGGGTGGTGACCGTCGCGGCGTTGCGGCCGTACGTCCACCGCGTATCGCCGCGGATCGTGGCCGGCGCGCTCTACGCGTTCTCCCCGTTCACCCTCGCCCACCTGTCGGCCGGGCACCTCAACCTGGTCTGGCCGGTGTTGCCGCCGGTGCTCCTGTACCTGGCGCACCGGCTTTTCGTCGTTCCGGTGAGAAGGCCTCTCCTGACCGGCGCCCTCACCGGGCTCGCGCTGGCGGTCCAGACGGTCCTCTACACGCAGACGGTCGCCTCCGGCGCCCTGATGCTGCTGGTCACCGCCGCTGTCCTGGCGGCCCGGTATCCGCGCGAGGTCCGGGAGCGGCTGCCCGGCCTGGTCCGGGCGGGCGCGGCCTGCGTCGGCACCTACGCCGTCCTCGCCGCCTATCCGCTCTACCTCGTGCTCGCCGGCCCCGTCCGCCCGCGCGTGCCGATCCGGGTGCCGGAGTACGGCAGTACGGACCTCGCGAACGTCCTCTCGCCGACCTTCCTCAGCGCGTTCCGACCCTTCGGTACCCCGCCGATGGTCGGGAACCTGGGGGAGCAGGGCGGCTACCTCGGCGTCGCGGTGCTCGTGCTGCTGCTCGTCGCGGTCGTGACGGTCCGCGCGACGCGGCTTCCCGCCGTCGTCGGTGTGATCGCGTTCGTCCTGTCGCTCGGCCCGACGCTGCACATCGCCGCCCGCAGCACGGGCGTGACGTTGCCCTGGAAGGCCTTCACCGGGCTGCGGCTGCTCGGTGAGCTCGAGCCGGTGCGGCTCCAGGTGTTCACGACGCTGGCGCTCGCGACCGTCGTCGCCCTGTTCCTGGAGCGGGTACCCGCCTTCCCGCCGCTCCCGCGGGTGCTCGCACTGGTCGTCGCCGCGGCCGCCGTCGTCTCCTGGTATCCCGCCGACGCCCAGCGGACCCAGCCCGCCGGCTCACCGGCCTTCGTCGCCGGGCTCGCGACGCACCTGCGCCCGGGGGACGTCGCCGAGATCCACCCGCGGCCGACGAGCTGGTGGTACGGCGGCGCGGACGCCCTGCGATGGCAGGTCGCCTCCGGGATGGCGTTCCGGATGACCGGCGGCTACTTCATCGGCGCGGACGAGCGGAGCCCGCTGCTGATCGAGTCCCCGCGGAACCGCTACCAGTACGGCGCCAACTGGGCCGGGCTCGGCCTGCCGCCCCTCGACGACGCCTACGCCGCGTCCGCGGCCGCCGACCTGCGGCGATCCGGCGTGACGGTCGTGCTCGTCGTCCCGGAACCCGGCCGGGACACGGCGGAGCTGCTGGCCTGGACGCGGCGCGTGACCGGGGCCGAGGGCGAGCCGCTGGACGGCGCGTGGCTCTTCCGTGTGCACTAGGGACGCCACGATCGTGACCCGCGGCTAACCTGATCCGGGTGAGCGTGCAGCCCCATCCCGGAGACCGTCCGCGGCTCCGGATCTCCGACGCGGACCGTGAGCGCGCCGCCGCGCGCCTGCACGAGGCGATGGGCGAGGGCCGGATCACGATGGCCGAGCTGGAGGACCGGCTCGCGGTCGTCTACGCCGCCCGGTACGCCGCCGATCTCGTGCCCCCGCTCGAGGACCTCCCCGGCGAACCCCTGGAGGTCATGCTCCCGCCGCCACCCCTCTCGACGCCCGTCGGCCCGCCGCTGGTCCTGCGCGGCGGGATGGGGACGCTCCGCCGGACGGGCGCCTGGTCCGTCCCGGCGCGGCTGCGGGTGCAGAGCACGGTCGGCGCGGTCCTGCTCGACTTCTGCGACGCCACGCTGAGCTATCCGGTGATCGAGGTGGAGCTGCGAGCTCGGTGCCGGCGCGGCCCGGCTGCTGGTCCCGGACGACGCGACGGCGGACGTCGACGACCTGGTGTCGGGCATGGGCAGCGTCCGCAGCCGGGTCCCGGTCGTCCCCCTCGCGGGCCGCCCGCACTTCCGGATCTACGGCCGCACCGGCATGGGCTCGGTCCTCGTCCGCCGCCGCTTCCATTTCGCCGGGAGGGCCTTCTAGCGGATCCCGACGAACGCGCTGACCCCCGCCCCGGGCCAGGGACAACCGCCGCCGTTCCGCAGGATGCCGCCGCCCGGGGCCCACGCCGTCGAGTAACCAGAGCACGCCGATGCCCGGCCGGAGGGCACCCGAAGAGCACGTACTTCGTAGCGCAGAGTCGGACGCCGTGAAAGGGCTCGGCGCGGGCGGGAGCCCGGGTCAGGCGCGGAAGACGACCGTCCGCAGCATGACGAAGTTGATCGCGGTGGCGGTGCCCTGGGAGATCACCCAGGCGAGCGAGGCCTTGAACGCGATCTCCGGCAGCAGCGCCAGGGCCAGCGAGTTCACCCCGACGGCGATCGCGAACGTCGTCGCGTAGAGGAGGACGAAGCCGGCGAGCCGGCCGCGGCCGCCGGCACTGTCACCGAAGGTGAACCGCTTGTTGAGGAAGTACGCCGTGGTGGTGCCGCAGATGAAGCTGACGGCGCGGGCGAGCCACGGGGCCGTACCGAAGGACAGGAACAGGTGGTAGATCCCGAAGTCGACGGCGGCGGACACCACCCCGACCGCGACGAACCGGACCAGCTGTGCGACGAGGCCGGGCGCGGCGGTCCCCTCGGATCGGGTGGCGGTCACCCGTGGAGGGTAGCGGCGCTCGCGGCCGGCCCCGGAACCGGCGCGGGGACGCGGTGAGCCGGGGACACGGAGATACCGCGACTCGGTGGCGGGAGTCCCCGACCCGCGTGGAGCTAGGGGGCGCGGTGGAACTGCTCCGCGCGGCCCTGGTTCAGCAGCTTCAGCCAGGTCAGGAACGCCCGCGGGTCCCTCCGGGTCACCAGGAAGTACCAGGCGAACCGCGGGAGCTCGAGCATGCCGATCTTCCGCATCCCCGGTTGGCTCATCAGGTAGCCGCGGTTGCGGTAGGTGTAGTAGCGCTTCGTCGCGTCACCCGGGTCCTGCGCGTGCAGCCGGCCGCCGAGCATCGGTTTGAACTCGTCCGAGCCGTACGGGTGCAGGTACGTGGCGTGCAGCGCGGTACCGAACGGCAGCCCGGAGCGGACCAGGCGGCGGTGCATCTCCACCTCGTCGCCCCGGACGAACAGGCGCAGGTCCGGCACGCCGATGACGTCGAGCGTCGAGGCCCGGAACAGGGCGCCGTTGAAGAACGAGGCGATGCCCGGGAGCAGCTCCGCGTCCCCCTCGCCGTCGGCGGCCAACAGGGCGGTGCGGGTGCGGTGCCAGGTCAGCCCGCGGCGCAGCGGGAACGCGAGGCGGTCCGGCTCCGCGAGGTCCGCGACGACGGGCGAGACGGCCGCGAGCCCGCGCCGTTCCGCGAGGTCGAGGCAGGTGGCCAGCGCGTCCTCGCCGCCTGCGTGCCCGTCGTCGTCGCCCAGCCAGACCCAGTCCGCGCCCATCGCGAGCGCCTGGAGGATGCCGAGCGCGAACCCGCCCGCGCCGCCCAGGTTCCGCCAGGACGGGAGCCAGGTGGCGGGCAGCCCACAGGCCTCGACGACGTCGCGCGCAGGCTGGTCCGGCCCGTTGTCCACGACGATCAGGTGCGCAATCGGATGCGTCTGCTTCGCCATCGCGGCGAGGGAGTCCACGAGCATGGCACTGCGATGCCGGGTGACGACGACCGCGACGACGGACCCCGGGGCAGCTGGTCCGTCACCGGGCGGCGTCCCGGCGCGCGAAGTGCTCGGCCAGCACGTCCCGGCCCTTGTAGTGGTGCAGGACCTCGCGCAGCGGGCCGTACTCCTTGATCGTGCCGTGCTCCATCCAGATCGCGGTGTCGCACAGGTCCGCGAGGAACTCGTCGGAGTGGGAGGCGAACACCAGGATCCCGGAGCGCTCGACGAGCTCGTCGAGCCGGTCCCGCGCCTTGGCCAGGAACTCCGAGTCCACCGCGCCGATGCCCTCGTCGAGCAGCAGGATCTCGGGATCGATGCTGGTCACGACGCCGAGCGCGAGCCGGACCCGCATACCGGTGGAGTACGTCCGCAGCGGCATCTCGAGGTAGTCGCCGAGCTCGGTGAACGCGGCGATGTCGTCGATCCGGGTCGCCATCTGCTTCTTCGTCATCCCGAGGAAGAGGCCGCGGATCAGGATGTTGTCCAGCCCGGAGATCTCCGGGTCCATCCCGACGGCGAGGTCGAAGACCGGCGCGACCTTCCCGCGCACGGCCGCCCGGCCGCGGGTGGGCTCGTAGATGCCGGACATCAGGCGCAGCAGCGTGGTCTTGCCGGCGCCGTTGTGCCCGACGAGCGCGACGCGGTCCCCCTTGCGCAGGGAGACGGTGACGTCCCGCAGCGCCTCGATGATCGGCACCTTGCTCTCGGTGCCGATCCGTCCGCCCGCGCGGCCGAGGACGGACTTCTTCAGCGAACGCGTCTTCGCGTCGAAGATCGGGAAGTCGACGCACGCGGCGTCGAGGTCGATGCTCGGCACCGGTGCGGGGCCAGGAGAGTTCACGGACACGTCCTCAGACCCAGTAGGCGACGCGGGCGCGGTAGTTGCGCAGGCAGAGCATGCCGACGACCCAGCCGACGACGGTGATGACACCGACGACGGCCCAGAACCGCCAGATCGTCGGTTCGCCCAGCAGCGGGCGGCGCAGGATCTCGACGAAGTGGAACACCGGGTTCAGCTCGACCAGCCGGGCCCGTTCGGCGACGGCGGCGTTCGCGCTGAGGATGTCCACGGACCAGACGATGGGGGTCATGTAGAACACCAGCTGCACGACGCTCGCGATGATCGGCGGGATGTCCCGGAACCGCGTCGCGAGGATGCCGGAGAGGATCGCGATCCAGCCGCCGTTGAGCATCAGCAGCAGGAACGCCGGGATCGCCAGCAGCAGCGACCAGCCCAGCGGGTGCGGGAACACGATCATCAGTACGATCCAGATGACCAGGTTGTGCAGGAAGAACAGCGTCTGCCGCCACACGAGCCGGTAGACGTGCAGGCTCAGCGGGGCCGGCAGAAACTTGATCAGGCCTTCGTTGGCGATGAAGACCTCGCTGCCCTCGAGGGTGCAGCCGCTGACGAAGTTCCAGATCAGCAGGCCCACCGCGACGTGCGGCAGGAAGGTCGCGATGGGGAGCCCGAAGAGCACCGAGTACAGCAGCCCCAGACCGAGCGCGATGACGCCCATGCTGATGCTGATCCACAGCGGCCCGAGGACGGAGCGGCGGTAGCGCTGCTTGATGTCCTGCCAGCCCAGGTGCCCCCAGAGCGCGCGCTGCTTCCAGCCCTGGGACAGATCCCCGAACGCCCGCGACCAGCTGCGTGAACCCGGGGCATCGGCGATGACCGGGCGCACACGCCCGGTGCTGCTGTCGTCGACGGTCACGGCCACCCGGTGAGGGTACCCACGGCCGGGGGAAGGACTTTGCGCCGGGCCGCGACCGGTCGGCCGAGGCGTGGCGCCGCCACCCCCACAGCCGACGCGACCGCGTTTCTCATGCGGAAGAGGCAGATCAGAGGTACTGGCCGGTGCCGCGGCCCGTGCCCTCGGGCACCTGCCCCGGCTGCCCACCGAGGCCGGGCGGGAGCCCCTTGCGCATCTGCTCGAGCTGGGCGCGCGCCGCCATCTGCTGCGCGAAGAGCGCGGTCTGGATGCCGTGGAACAGGCCCTCGAGCCAGCCGACGAGCTGGGCCTGCGCGATCCGCAACTCACCCTCGGACGGGACGCTGTCTTCGGTGAAGGGCAGGGTGAGCCGGTCCAGCTCCTCGCGCAGCTCCGGCGCGAGGCCCTCCTCCAGCTCCTTGATCGAGTTCTGGTGGATCTCCTTGAGCCGGGCGCGGGAGGCCTCGTCCAGCGGAGCGGCGCGGACCTCCTCCAGCAGCTGCTTGATCATCGTGCCGATGCGCATGACCTTCGCGGGCTGCTCGACCATGCCGCCGACCCCCTGGTCCTCGCCCTGGTTCTCGGCCCCCTGGGGCACGCGCGCCATACCCACCGGCCGGCCGTCCGGCCCGATGACCATGACCTGCTGCTCCTGGCCGTCTCCGGTGCTGTCGTCTCCTGGTGCGGTCATGCGCCCATTCTGGCCCCGGGCGGCGGCGCGCGCGGATCGGCCGGGCCCTGCCGGCGACGCCAGGCGACGCCGGGCGCGCCGTTCGCGCCGGTCGGCGCTCTGCGGCACCCGCGGAACGGGCCCTCGCTAGCGTGTCGCCATGGTCTTCGACGTCGCCCGGGTGCGCGGGCTGGTCCCCGCCGTGGGCGACGGCTGGATCCAGCTCGACACCGGCGCGGGCATGCCGATGCCCGAGCCCGTCGCGTCGGCGACGATCGCCGCGCTGCGCGCCCCGGTCGGGACGCCCGGCGGCGGGTCCCCCGCCTCCCAGGCGGTCACCCGGATCGAGTGGGCGGCGCGCGAGGCCGTCGCGGACCTGGTGGGCGCGGACCCGCGGGGGGTCGTGCTCGGTCCGGGCCCGGCGTCGCTGCTCCTGCGGCTGGCCGGTGCCGTCTCCGAGACCTGGCTGCTCGGCGACGAGATCGTGCTGACCAGCCTGGACGAGCCGGCCAACGTCGTCCCGTGGGAGCGGCACGCGCTCCGCACCGGGACGTCCGTGCGCCGTGCGGAGATCGACATCGAGACCGGCGAGCTTCCCGGACTGGCAGTTCGACCGGCTGATCACCCGGGCCACCCGGGTCGTCGCGCTGACGGCCGCCTCGCCCCGCCTGGGCACCCGCCCGGACGTGGCCGCGGTGGCGGACCGGATCGAGGGCGTGCGCGGGAGGCCCCCGCTGCTCGTCGTCGACGCGAGCGCCGCGGCCCCGTACGTCCCGCTGGACATCGACGAGCTCGGCGCGGACGTCCTGATCCTCGACGCCGGCGCGTGGGGCGGCCCGCGGGTCGGCGCCCTGGTCGTCGCCGACCCGGCGCTGCTGGACCGCCTGCCGGCCCGCGCGCTCGACCGGGCAGCCCGCGGTGCCGCCCGGCTGGAGCTCGGCCCGCACCCGTATCCGCTGCTCGCGGCCCTGACCGAGTCCGTCGAGCACCTCGCCTCGCTGGACGACGCCGCTACCGGCACGCGCCGCGAGCGGATCGTCGCGTCCATGACCGCGCTCGAGAAGCACCACGCCCGGCTGTTCGCGATCCTGCTCGGCGAGCTGGACCGCCGTACCTCGGTCCAGGTGCTGGGGGCGCCCACGGACCGGATCCCGACGCTCGCGTTCACCCATCCCGCGATGAAGGCGCCCGAGGTCGTCGAGCGGCTCGCGGAAGCGGGGATCTGCGCCCTCGCCGATCCGGGCGACGACGGCGCCCTCGAACGGCTGGGTGCGGCCGAGGTGGGTGGCGCGGTCCGGGTCGCGCTGACCCACACCACGAACGCCCAGGAGCTGCAGGCCCTGGTCCGGGCGCTGAGCGCGCTGGACTGAGCTACCTGGTCACCGGGCCACTCGTGGCTACTCGTTCACGAGCAACAGCTTGCCGACGACGCCGCCCGCGTCGAGCATCCGGTGCGCCTCCGCCGCGTCCCGCAGCGGGAACCTCGCGTGCACGATCGGCTTCACCCGGCCGTCCGCGAACATCGGCCAGATCTCCTCGCGCACCCCGGCCACCACCGCCGCCTTGCTGTTCGGGCCCTCGACCGGCCGTCCGCGCAACCCCATCGCCGTCACGCTCGCGCGCTTGCTGAGCAGCACGCCGAGGTTGAGCTCGGCCTTCACCCCGCCCTGCATGCCGATCACCATCAGCCGGCCGTCGCTCGCGAGCGCCGCGACGTTGTTCGGCAGGCCCTTGGCGCCCATGTTGTCCAGGATGACGTCCGCGCCGTGCCCGTCGGTCGCCTTCTCGAGCTGCTCGGCGATGTCGTCGTGGTAGTCGATCGCGATGTCCGCGCCGAGGTCCAGGCACGCCTGCAGGCGCTCGGGGCTGCCGGCCGTCGCCGCCACACGTGCGCCGAGGGCCTTCGCGACCTGGACCGCGTGCGTCCCGATCCCGCTGCTGCCGCCCTGGACCAGGAACGTCTCGCCGGCCTTCAGCGCCGCGTGCGAGACGACGTTCGACCAGACGGTGCACGCGACCTCCGGCAGGCTCCCCGCGGTCACGAGGTCGACGCCGTCGGGCACGGGCAGGACCTGCACCGCGGGGACCTTCACCTTGGTCGCGTACCCGCCGCCGGCGAGCAGCGCGCACACCTCGTCGCCCACCCGCCAGGTCTCCACACCCTCCCCGACCTCGGCGATCCGCCCGGAGCACTCGAGCCCGAGGATCTCCGAAGCCCCGGGGGGCGGCGGGTAGTTGCCCTGCCGCTGGAGGAGATCGGCGCGGTTGACGGCGGTGGCGGCGACGTCGATGACGACCTCACCGGGCCCCGCCTCCGGGTCCGGGACCTCGGTCCACTCCATGTTCTCCGGGCCGCCGAACTCTTTCAGGGTGATCGCGTACATGGGCACGGACGCTATTCCGTCGTGTCCGGGCACGCAGTCCGGCACCCTTGCTCCCATGGATCACCCGGAGCAGTGGCCGCAGCAGCACCTGGTTCTGCGTACTCCCCGGTTGGAGTTGCGCCCCGACGACGACGCGGGCCTCCTCGAGCTCGTCGACGAGGCGTACCGGGGGATCCACCCGCCCGAGCGGATGCCGTTCCTGGTGCCCTGGACGGACGCCGACCCGCGGTACCTCGGCCGCGGGATCCTGCAGTACCACTGGTCGGAGCGGGCGAAGCTGGCACCGGAGAGCTGGAGCCTGCACCTCCTCGTGCGCCTGGACGGCCAGGTGATCGGCACCCAGGGCATGACCGGGTTGGACTTCGGCGTCACCCGGGAGGTGGACACGGGTTCGTGGATCGGGCAGCGCCACCAGGGCCGGGGCATCGGCACCGAGATGCGCGCGGCCGTCCTGATGTACGCCTTCGACCACCTCGGCGCCGAGCACGCCCGCTCGGACGCCTTCTCGGACAACCCCGCGTCCCGCCGGGTGTCGGAGAAGCTCGGCTACCACGAGGACGGCCTGCGCCGCCTCGCCGTCCGCGGCACGCTCGCCGAGAACCTCCGGCTCCGCCTACCCCGCGAGGACTTCGTCCGCCCGGACTGGAAGCTGCAGGTCGAGGGCCACTCGTCGGCCCTCGCCGACCTCCTGGGCGCCCCTGTGCGTGCCTAGCCTCGCTCTAACAGGAATCGCCACGCACGACCCCGGTTGACCTGCGGCGAAGCAGGGATCGCTCAGCCCAGGTTGTTCGT is a window of Pseudonocardia sp. T1-2H DNA encoding:
- the wzt gene encoding galactan export ABC transporter ATP-binding subunit Wzt/RfbE; its protein translation is MPSIDLDAACVDFPIFDAKTRSLKKSVLGRAGGRIGTESKVPIIEALRDVTVSLRKGDRVALVGHNGAGKTTLLRLMSGIYEPTRGRAAVRGKVAPVFDLAVGMDPEISGLDNILIRGLFLGMTKKQMATRIDDIAAFTELGDYLEMPLRTYSTGMRVRLALGVVTSIDPEILLLDEGIGAVDSEFLAKARDRLDELVERSGILVFASHSDEFLADLCDTAIWMEHGTIKEYGPLREVLHHYKGRDVLAEHFARRDAAR
- a CDS encoding NAD(P)H-quinone oxidoreductase, with amino-acid sequence MYAITLKEFGGPENMEWTEVPDPEAGPGEVVIDVAATAVNRADLLQRQGNYPPPPGASEILGLECSGRIAEVGEGVETWRVGDEVCALLAGGGYATKVKVPAVQVLPVPDGVDLVTAGSLPEVACTVWSNVVSHAALKAGETFLVQGGSSGIGTHAVQVAKALGARVAATAGSPERLQACLDLGADIAIDYHDDIAEQLEKATDGHGADVILDNMGAKGLPNNVAALASDGRLMVIGMQGGVKAELNLGVLLSKRASVTAMGLRGRPVEGPNSKAAVVAGVREEIWPMFADGRVKPIVHARFPLRDAAEAHRMLDAGGVVGKLLLVNE
- the wzm gene encoding galactan export ABC transporter permease subunit Wzm/RfbD, whose product is MAVTVDDSSTGRVRPVIADAPGSRSWSRAFGDLSQGWKQRALWGHLGWQDIKQRYRRSVLGPLWISISMGVIALGLGLLYSVLFGLPIATFLPHVAVGLLIWNFVSGCTLEGSEVFIANEGLIKFLPAPLSLHVYRLVWRQTLFFLHNLVIWIVLMIVFPHPLGWSLLLAIPAFLLLMLNGGWIAILSGILATRFRDIPPIIASVVQLVFYMTPIVWSVDILSANAAVAERARLVELNPVFHFVEILRRPLLGEPTIWRFWAVVGVITVVGWVVGMLCLRNYRARVAYWV
- a CDS encoding bacterial proteasome activator family protein; amino-acid sequence: MARVPQGAENQGEDQGVGGMVEQPAKVMRIGTMIKQLLEEVRAAPLDEASRARLKEIHQNSIKELEEGLAPELREELDRLTLPFTEDSVPSEGELRIAQAQLVGWLEGLFHGIQTALFAQQMAARAQLEQMRKGLPPGLGGQPGQVPEGTGRGTGQYL
- a CDS encoding GtrA family protein, encoding MTATRSEGTAAPGLVAQLVRFVAVGVVSAAVDFGIYHLFLSFGTAPWLARAVSFICGTTTAYFLNKRFTFGDSAGGRGRLAGFVLLYATTFAIAVGVNSLALALLPEIAFKASLAWVISQGTATAINFVMLRTVVFRA
- a CDS encoding GNAT family N-acetyltransferase, which gives rise to MDHPEQWPQQHLVLRTPRLELRPDDDAGLLELVDEAYRGIHPPERMPFLVPWTDADPRYLGRGILQYHWSERAKLAPESWSLHLLVRLDGQVIGTQGMTGLDFGVTREVDTGSWIGQRHQGRGIGTEMRAAVLMYAFDHLGAEHARSDAFSDNPASRRVSEKLGYHEDGLRRLAVRGTLAENLRLRLPREDFVRPDWKLQVEGHSSALADLLGAPVRA